GGGGCAGATTATCTGGCAGCAGCGCATTTCGCAGGCCAGTGGAATAACAGAAATCGATCGCCTGAACGATGTTGACACCACCCCTGTGGTGGTCAATGGTGTTATTTATGCGCTGGCCTACAATGGTAATCTGGTGGCGCTCGATTTACGTAGTGGGCAAATTATCTGGAAGCGTGAGCTGGGTTCCGTCAGCGATTTTATTGTCGATGGTAATCGTATCTATCTGGTCGATCAGAATGATCGTTTACTGGCACTGAGCACTGAAGGCGGCATCACAATATGGACACAGAGCGACCTTCTGCATCGCTTGCTGACCGCACCGGTGTTGTATAATGGTTATCTGGTGGTCGGTGATGGCGAAGGCTATCTGCACTGGCTAAGTGCCCAGGATGGTCACTTTGTCGCTCAGCAGAAAGTCGACAGTTCCGGTTTTCATAGTCAGCCGATCGTCGCCGAAGGTCAATTGCTGATCCAGGCACGAGATGGCACGCTGTATGCGATGACGCATTAATCAGTCTGGCAGTGATATGAATGCGAAACGGCCCCTGACAGACAGGGGCCGTTTTATACTGTTTTTGATAACGTCGGTTAATGACGTTGCTTAGTGATTTGATGAGGCTTTTAACATGATACCAGTGGTCGCGCTTGTCGGGCGCCCTAATGTTGGGAAATCCACGCTTTTTAACCGCTTAACGCGGACTCGTGATGCGCTGGTCGCGGATTTCCCTGGGCTGACTCGCGATCGTAAATATGGTCGTGCTGAGGTCGATGGTTGCGAATTTATCTGCATCGATACCGGGGGTATCGAAGGAACAGAAGAGGGCGTGGAAAGCCGTATGGCGGAACAGTCGCTACTGGCGATTGAAGAAGCGGATGTGGTGCTGTTTATGGTGGACGCCCGTGCCGGACTGATGCCCGCCGATATTGCCATCGCGAAACATCTGCGTGCCCGCGAAAAGCCAACTTTTCTGGTAGCCAACAAAACCGATGGTATTGACGCCGATCAGGCAATAGCCGATTTCTGGTCACTGGGGCTGGGGGATATCCATCCTATTGCGGCATCACATGGTCGCGGAGTGACCAGTTTGCTGGAACAAGTGCTTCTGCCCTGGATGGCGGAGCAAAATTCAGGCGATCAGTCAGCTGAAGAGGAAGATCTGACTGGATTAACGATGCAGCAATATGATGAAGAGAGTGAAGCGGCGGAGGAAGCGTTTAATCCACAGGATTTGCCGATCAAACTGGCGATTGTTGGTCGTCCAAATGTCGGGAAATCGACATTAACTAATCGTATTCTGGGTGAAGATCGGGTGGTGGTTTACGATATGCCGGGGACGACCCGTGATAGCATCTATATTCCCATGCAGCGCGATGATCGTGAATATGTATTGATCGATACGGCGGGCGTGCGTAAACGTGGAAAAATCACCGAGACAGTAGAAAAATTCTCGGTGATCAAAACACTGCAGGCAATAGAAGATGCAAATGTGGTGTTACTGGTGATTGATGCACGGGAAGGGATTTCTGACCAGGATCTCTCATTGCTGAGTTTTATCCTCAACAGTGGCCGTTCACTGGTGATTGTGGTCAACAAGTGGGACGGCCTGAGTCAGGAAGTTAAGCAACAGGTGAAGGAAACACTGGATTTCCGGCTGGGTTTTATCGATTTTGCCCGTGTGCATTTTATTTCTGCGTTGCATGGTAGCGGCGTGGGGAATCTGTTTGAGTCGGTAAAAGAGGCTTATGACAGCGCGACGAACCGTGTCGGGACAGCCATCCTGACCCGGATTATGACAATGGCAGCGGAAGAACATCAGCCGCCGCTGGTGCGTGGGCGACGGGTAAAACTGAAATACGCACATGCCGGAGGCTACAATCCACCGATTGTGGTGATACATGGTAATCAGGTGAATGATTTACCCGATTCTTACCGGCGTTATCTGATGAACTATTTCCGTAAATCACTGAAAGTCATGGGAACACCTATTCGCATTCGTTTTAAGGAAGGCGAAAATCCCTTTGCCGGTAAGCGCAATACACTGACGCCTAATCAGCTACGTAAACGTAAACGCTTGATTAAACATATCAAAAAGGGCAAATAGCCCCCCATGCCAGGCAGCGCCACGGATCAATAACCGCAATGATGACATCTGCCCGTAGGCAGATGATAAACGCAGGTGATTTTTGTTCTCGTGGTGCTAGCGGTCTGCCGGATCAACCATGAATCGTTCGCCACAATTTCCCCGATCAAACTGCGGCTGAAATGAATGGTCTGTCAGTGGCGCATTGATGGCAGTGGCTTTAATAAAGACCTGGATCCCGGTCAGATGAGCGGGATAACCGTGACAGATCAGTTTAAAGGCGTTGACGCTGTGTTCGCCATAAACCCCGGCTACGGTAACATCAAAAGTTTCACGATCGATATATTGGCCATAATAGTGGGTCAGCAGCGTACCCAGCGGGCTGTGCTTTATTTCATCATCAAATCTGATCATCGTGGCAAAATAAGCGTCCGGATCGAAACCAAAACAGACACCATGTTTAGCATATTCATAGCGCTCAAGACATGAACCGGCGCCAGCCCCCGGCATCACTTTACTGAGTTGACGCATGATTTCCGCTGACACTCCCGTGTCTGCGGCCTGGCATTTATCGCGCGATCTCACCTCTGGCATATCAGGCACAGGACGGGCGGCACAACCAAAACGTCGCCAGCGTCGCTGATCGACCCCATAAGCCGCAACAGATTCAGGTAAATCTGGCCATAAACCGTGCACGCTAAGCAGGTCAGTGGTATGGGATAACTGGCCGGGTGAGCGGCACTCCGCTGGCGGCTGGATCATCGCCTGATGATTCATGCTATGGCAGAACCCCGCTTGCCAGGAGAGGGCAAGGACATAATGATTAAAATCGCTATATTGTGTGGCAATAAGGGGAGTGGCGCTCAGTGGTGCGGAGATAAGCAAAAAAACGATAGCAATGAGATTGTTATTAGCCATATTCATTCTTTGTTATAAACAAACAGTCAATGATCAAAACATAAAAGGGTACGGTCAGGGTGAGCATACTTTTCGCCTGCCATGAAGACAAGGTACTATAGTCACGCTTGCCAGACAGGCGCTCTGAGATGCCAGCGATCTATTTCGGCTGAGAATATTCTATTCACTATTTTAGTGCCGTGGCGCAAGTGACTCAGAATATAGACTAGGGTGTGTCCCGTAACTATTTTTTGTACAATCTGGTATCTGTCTCACTACAGGAAGTCCTTTAGATATGGCTCGCTACGATTTCCCGGATGAGGCGTGGGCACTGATTTCTCCCATGCTACCACCTGAAAAAGCCTCTTCCAGAGGGGGACGCCCTTATTTTTCTCACAGACACGTCATGAATGGCATATTCTGGATCCTTTGTTCCGGTGCCCCATGGCGGGATTTACCTGAACGTTACGGCTGCTGGAAAACGATATATAACCGTTTTAACCGGTGGTCAAAAAGTGGCGTAATGAACAGTATTTTCAATAAATTACTTCAGATACTTGATGAAAAATCGTTGATTGACTGGGATGTCATCGCACTTGACGGAAGTAACATCAGGGCCCTGAAAGCGGCTGCGGGTGCAAAAAAAAATATCCCGATGACTCAGATGACCATGGGCTGGGTCGCTCACGCGGCGGCTTTGGCACCAAAATCCATCTGGCAACAGATGGTACAGGATTACCCTTAAGTTTCTGCCTGAGCGGTGGGCAGGCTCACGAAAGTCAGTACGCAAAACCCTTACTCAGACAAATCGGTGTTATTCGAAAAAGTGGTTGTCTGAAGTCGCGCCCCAAAGCTGTGCTGGCGGATAAAGGATACTCAGGCAGTAATCTTCGTATTTATTTAAAAACGAAGGGAATAAAGGCAGTTATTCCTTTCAAATCAAACGAAAAAGCAAGCCGTGATGGTCGTCGAGCGCTGGATCGTCAGTTATATAAAAAGCGCAATGTGGTGGAACGCTGCTTTGCAATACTGAAAGAAAACCGTCGAATAGCCACGCGCTCAGAAAAAATAGCCAGAAACTATCTGAGCATGCTAAAACTGGGGGCAATCAGGTTGTTTTTAAGGCGCTTGTTAGGTTAAAGGACACAGCCTAATATTATTTTAATCTTTCTGGAAATAGATATTGGTGATAATACCGTGCTGAAAAAAAATCAGGCTTTAACTTATTTATTTGTTTTTACATGTTTTTTGTTATCCTGTCACCAGGCAGTTGCCTCATTTTCCTCGACTCTCCGTGAAGGTTACAATACATTAAGCGATAACATTGAAAAAACGTGGCAGCACGATGAGCACTACGATTTATATCTCCCGGCGATTACATGGCATGCCCGCTTTGCCTATGACAGACAAAAAATCGATAAATATAACGAACGTCCGTGGGGAGCCGGAGGAGGAATTTCACGCTGGGATGATAAAGGGAACTGGCATGGTCTGTACTTAATGGCCTTTAAAGACTCTTTTAATAAATGGGAACCGATAGGCGGTTATGGCTGGGAGAAAAACTGGTATCCCCTCGCCGATAATCATTTTCGTCTGGGCTTGGGTTATACCGTAGGGGTGACGGCACGTCATAACTGGCGCTATATTCCGGTGCCATTAGCCTTACCGTTAGCGTCTGTGGGTTATGGGCCGGTAACTTTCCAGATGACCTATATCCCAGGCACCTATAACAATGGCAATGTCTGCTTTGCCTGGGCGCGTATCCAGTTTTAACGATATTCGCTATATCTTAGTCATAAATGAAATAAGTGCATTTTCTGTGTAAAAACAGTAAATAAAATGCGATCAGCTGAAAAAATATAGACTTTTGTCATTTTTTAGTAAACTTTGGCTGGACAAAAAGTACGACAATTGATGTACTGACGCTTGGCATAATACTGATGTCGTTTTTCATAAAAGGTAATTTTGATGTCTAAGATTAAAGGTAGCGTTAAGTGGTTTAATGAGTCCAAAGGATTCGGTTTCATTACGCCTGAAGATGGCAGTAAAGATGTGTTTGTTCATTTCTCTGCCATTCAGTCCAATGGTTTTAAAACTCTGGCGGAAGGTCAGCGCGTAGAGTTCGAAATTACTAGCGGTGCCAAAGGACCTTCAGCGGCTAACGTCAACGCTATCTGAGTATTGTGGCAACAGATATGAAAACCCGCATTAGCGGGTTTTTTTGTTCTGTTATCGACCCGTAGCATGAGAAAAGAGCCAGAATCCACTGGCTGTCATGAGCAGTGAGCCCGCCATATTGAGCAGAATATTGAGTAAAGCCCAGTGGATGCGCCCTTGTTGCAGTAGCAGAAAAACCTCGGAGGAAAATGTTGAAAACGTTGTCAGTCCACCACAAAAACCGGTCGTGATCAGCAGCTTCCACAGCGGATCGATATCAGGCAGACGATGAAACCACGCCAGCCCGGCACCGATAATCAATGCTCCTGACAGATTCGCGGCGAGCGTGCCAACGGGAATGGCGGTGTGCATCGCATTGAGTTTGATACCTAACCACCAGCGCAACAGACTACCGCTACCACCACCAATAAAAATGGCTAACATGAGTCGCAACACTTGTCTCTCCTGCGATTAGCTTCGAATTAGTGACCAGTTTAATCGTTATCAGTCCGCGCTGGCTACGTATCAGTTATTTGTTAATTGCGCAATATATGTAAAAATAGACAGCTAAAGGGGCGTGCATATCCGGTGATATCAGCCACAGGCTGACTTCCTTGTCATGATAGCGGTGTTTTTCAGATAGATTGCTGATGCACATTGTTACAAATTGCTATTGTGTCAATCTGGTAAATAGCCGTTAATAGATTAGTTACAGCGTGTTTGAGAGAAAAGGTTGAGTTATGGGTGAGATCAGTATTACCAAATTATTAGTTGTCGCCGCATTGGTTGTGCTGGTGTTTGGCACCAAAAAATTACGCACCCTCGGTGGGGATCTGGGTTCTGCGATCAAAGGTTTTAAGAAAGCCATGAATGATGACGATAGCGTAAAGCCAACTCATGTCGAAGAAGAAGCGTCGGCTCAGAAGTTGTCTCATAAAGAGTAACCCAGGGGACGATTGCCGGCGGCCGGTGTCGCAACGCACAGTCTGAAAAATAACGGCAGTAAAAAGCGCCACACACGGCGCTTTTGTTATATCGGTTGCACACCAGGTGTATTCGTAATTTGCGATGTGAGCCACCCGCAGCAGGCAGGCCACTGTTATTTCACTTCTACGCCTTTGGCCTGTAAATCAGCATGATAAGATGAGCGCACAAAGGGGCCACAGGCAGCGTGGGTAAATCCCATTGCCAGTGCTTCGGCTTTCATGGCGGCAAATTCATCCGGACTCACGTAGCGCTGAACAGGCAGATGATGGCGGCTCGGTTGCAGATACTGACCTAAGGTTAACATCGTCACCCCGTGGCGACGGAGATCGCGCATCACAGCAATAATCTCTTCGTTGGTCTCACCAAGCCCGGTCATCAATCCCGATTTAGTCGGAATATCCGGATGTGCTTGTTTAAATTGTGCCAGAAGTTTCAGTGACCAGTGATAATCAGCGCCAGGGCGAATCTGACGATACAGACGGGGCACATTTTCCAGGTTGTGATTGAAGACATCCGGTGGGGCAGATTTGAGAATAGCCAGTGCCCGATCCATCCGTCCGCGAAAATCAGGCACCAGGGTTTCAATTTTAATCGCCGGATTTTTTTCACGGATGGCGGTAATGCAATCGGCAAAGTGTTGCGCGCCGCCATCACGCAGATCATCACGGTCAACGGAAGTGACAACCACATAGCGCAATCCCATATCAGCGATGGTTTGCGCCATTTTTTGTGGCTCGTCAGGATCCGGGCTAAGCGGGCGTCCATGTGCCACATCACAGAACGGACAACGACGGGTACAGATTGCGCCGAGGATCATAAAAGTGGCCGTTCCGTGATTAAAGCACTCCGCAAGGTTAGGGCAGGAGGCCTCTTCGCAGACTGAGTGCAAGCCATTTTTACGCATTGCTGATTTAATCCCCTGAATACGGGAAGAGTCAGCAGGCAGTTTTATTTTCATCCATTCCGGTTTTCTGAGCAGGGTTTCACGCTCCGTCACGACATTTTTCACCGGAATAAGAGCCATTTTATCAGCATCGCGGTACTTGACCCCGCGTTCCATTACAATAGGTTTACTCATAGTATGCCTGTTGGTTTCCGTTGCAGATAAGAGAAAAAAGCTAACTAATTCAAATAGCTATTGAAAATGTAAACTATTTTTTAATAAAAAGGGCAGTATAGCATTGATAGCCGCGCGTCTGCTGAATAAAAACAGCATGATGGTGATTCATGACAGCGTTTGTTGTTGCGTCTGATAATCACAGGGGGGATCACCCAGTAAAGTCAGCAGATGCGCGATCAGCTGTGGCGCAACGGTCTGTGGCTGAATATCCGGCAGCCAGTGACGCATTTGTGTTATTTCCATACCGGCATAACCGCAAGGGTTGATCCGGCGGAATGGTGACAGATCCATCGCGATATTGAGTGCAAGGCCGTGGAAGGAACAACCTTTACGAATGCGCAGGCCGAGCGAACAGATCTTTTTTTCCTCGCTATACACGCCCGGTGCATCAGCGCGTGCGTGAGAGGCGATACCATATTCAGCCAGTGTATTAATCACCGTCTGCTCTAATAGCGTAACGAGCTGGCGGACACCCAGCTTACGTCGTTTGAGATCAAGAAGCACGTACATGACTTGTTGCCCGGGACCATGATAAGTCACCTGTCCCCCCCGATCGCTCTGAATCACAGGAATATCACCCGCAGCCAGCACATGTTCCGCTTTACCCGCCTGACCCTGGGTAAAAACAGGAAAATGCTCTACCAGCCAGATTTCATCCGGGGTTTTATCATCACGGCAATCGGTAAACTGATGCATGGCTTGTGACACCGGCTGGTAAGGCTGCAGACCAAGCTGACGGATAATAATCTTATTTTGCTGCAAAATAGCATCTTCCACAGAGCGAAACAGTCAGTGGGAGTATATCATGGCTGCCTGGTAAGCGCGCCCGGGGAGAGTACCGGGCGGCAGGAAATGATTACAGCACCATCCGCACAATATCGATTTTGCCTAATTCTTCATACAGGGTTTCAATTTGTTCGATATGTGTGGCATTAATGGTAATAGAAACAGAATGGTAGTTGCCCTTACTGCTGGGTTTGACCTGGGGTGAATAATCACCGGGCGCGTGGCGCTGCACGACTTCCACCACGCGATCAACCAGCTCAGGGGAGGCCTGTCCCATGACTTTGTAAGTAAATGACGTAGGAAATTCAAGCAGTTCATTCAGTTTGGTTTTCATGTCAGCTCCGGTATTACGGCGAAATAACCACCCACAGGATCGTGAGCGTTATCCAGTGATTCAGTGCCTGACAGCGGAATGGCGTTCTCCTTGCCATTTTAACTTCGGCCGTGTCAGGCTGCTGTTTTGCATATGGGGGCGCAGGTTATACTTTCAAGTACATGATTTTTAACCAAACCAGCGATGAAATATTAACTTAATATAATCAATCAGTTTACTAAAGAAGTTACCTTCCGGGATCTCCTGCAGGATCACCAGCGGGCGTTGATCGATCGTTTTGCCATCCAGCTGGAAATTAATGGTGCCGACAATCTGGTTTTTCTGTAGCGGAGCGTGCAGTTCATTGCTATTCAGAATATAGCTGGCTTTCAGATCTTTCATCCGTCCACGGGGGATGGTGATATAAGCGTCTTTCTCTACCCCCAGAGAAGCACGATCGGTATTACCGAACCACACTGGCTCTGAAGCAAATTTTTTATCCGCTTTTAATGGCGTCGCGGTTTCAAAGAAACGAAATCCCCACGTCAGTAATTTTTTACTTTCTGCCTCCCGGCCTTTGAAAGTACGCCCGCCCATGACCACAGAGATCAGACGCATCGGTCCGTCCGTCGCAGAGGCAACAAGATTATAACCCGCCTTGTCGGTATGGCCGGTTTTGATGCCATCAACACTGAGGCTTTTATCCCATAACAGGCCGTTGCGATTGAGCTGACGAATGCCGTTAAAGGTGAACTCTTTTTCCTTATAGACCGCATATTCATTGGGTACGTCGCGGATCAGCGCCTGGCCAATTAAGGCCATATCACGGGCAGAGCTGTACTGACCATCAGCATCCAGACCATGTACTGTCTGGAAGTGCGTATTTTGCAAACCGAGCTTCTTGACATAGCCATTCATCAGCGTGACAAACGCATCCTGGCTACCGGCGACATAGTCTGCCATCGCGACACAAGCGTCGTTGCCCGATTGCAGATTAATCCCACGGATCAGCTGGGAAACGGTGACCTGCATACCCGGTTTGAGAAACATCAATGAAGAGCCTCTGAATACTGGATTGCCGGTCGCCCATGCATCATTTCCCACCGAGACAAGGTCGGCATCTTTAAATTTACCTGCTTTCATCGCCTGGCCAATGACATAGCTGGTCATCATTTTGGTCAGGCTTGCCGGATCGCGACGGGCGTCAGCGTTATTCTCTGCCAGCACTTGACCGGAGTAATAATCGATTAGTATCCAGGACGCGGCATCAATTTGTGGCGCACCTGGGATCAGCGTTTTGAGATTCAGGTCATCGGCATGGGCACTCCAGGAGAGCGCTGCGATGGAGAGAGTAGTCAGGAATAGACGTGCGCTGCAAAAGATCTTCATGGTCTGAATAACGGCATCCGTGGTGGAGTTAAAAAGGAGTAGTTAACTATAACAAAAGGAAGCTAAGCCAGCATCTGGCATTATGCATGAGTTTGTTAATAGCGTTTTCATTGCCACAGCTATTTTTACTGGGCAGCGGTAATAAACGACGGGATCTGCATCTCGTTTTGCAGACGTTGCTGCAATGTACTGGCCTGTTCCCGGTTACTGAATGGCCCCAGCTGAATGCGCCAGAGCGGGCCATTCTGTACAACACGACCGGGAACAGAAAGTTGCTGGCTCAGTTTTTGCTGGTAATGCCGCGCCCGGTTTGGGTCGCTGATGGCACCCACCTGGAGCACGATGTTACCCGCGATACGAGATGGTGGGGCGCTGACCTGCGTTTGTTTGACTGCGGTGGTTGCTGCTTTGTGCGGCGCTTTGCTCTGCGGAACAGGGGGGGTCAGTGACACAGGGGTATCGGGGATATCGCTATGGGTAAGCGGAGCGCTGATACTCTCTGGTGGCGTTAATGTGGTATCACTGACAGCGTGGATATCGGTGGGGGCGGGCGATACAGGCATGGTATCCGTACCCGCGTTCAGATCCGGGCGTGGGGGTAGCGCATAAGTCTGTTTTGCCACCGTGGTACAGGCCATTCCTGGGCCAGAGAGTGAGCCATCTTCGGCGACAATAATCGGATCGATCCGTACCCGGGTATTATTTGACATATTCAGACGATCAGCGACAGCGCGTGACAGCGAAATAATACGATCACTGCCGTAGGGCCCGCGATCATTAATCCGTACCACCAGCATGCGACCATTGGCGAGGTTGGTGACCCGGATATAGCTCGGAATCGGTAGGGTGGGATGAGCAGCGCTCAGTTGTGTGGGGTCGAAAAGTTCACCCGAGACCGTCAGGTTGCTTGCCGGTTCTGCGTCATAAATCGCAGCCAGCCCGGTTTGAGTAAAGCGTGCGGGATCGCTGACAATTTTATAACGCTCACTATGATGCTCATAATCCTGATTTGCCGTGACCACAAGGGCTTCATAATGGGGCTCAACACCACTAATTTCGACCACCGGGCCATGACATACCACCGGTTGCGGTACGCTGATCGTCTTTTGTTGTTCATTTTCATGAATACATGCCGTCAGTAAGACGGTTATCAGACAAATCCCTGGCCATTGCTTACGCATTGCACACTCCTTACACACTTTTCGACAACATTTTTCTGTGAGTCTGGATTGACATCACAATACCAAACCCAGCCATTAATACCACCAGCGCAGAGCCACCGTAGCTGATCAGCGGTAATGGCACCCCGACGACAGGTAAAATACCGCTGACCATACCAATATTGACAAAGACATAAACGAATAAAATAAGCATCAGACCGCCGGTCATGACCCGACCGAACGTCGTTTGTGCCTGGGCAGCGATCCATAATCCGCGCATGATAAGTAAAATATAGAGTGCCAGCAGGATAAGGATACCAATCAGACCGAGTTCTTCGGCGAGAACGGCGAAGATAAAATCAGTATGGCGCTCTGGCAGAAACTCCAGTTGTGATTGTGTGCCATGCAGCCAGCCCTTACCACGTAGCCCACCGGAACCAATGGCGATTTTTGACTGAATAATATGATAACCGGCCCCCAGCGGATCAGTTTCCGGATCGAGTAACATTATCACCCGCTGACGCTGATAGTCATGCATCAGGAAAAACCATAAAATCGGGATAAAAGCTGCCAGCAGGATCACTGCGATACCGATTAAGCGCCAGCTTAATCCGGAAAGAAACAGGACGAACAGACCGGATAATGCGATCAGAATCGATGTTCCCAGATCTGGCTGGGCAGCGACCAGTAGCGTCGGGACAAAAATCAGGACCAGCGCAATGGCGCTATTTTTCAATGAGGGGGGACAGGCATTGCGATTGATAAAACGCGCCACCATCAGCGGGACAGCAATTTTGGCAATTTCTGAGGGCTGAAAACGAATAATCCCCAGATCCAGCCAGCGTTTTGCCCCTTTGGCGGTAACGCCGAACGTATCGACGGCGATCAGTAATATCACACAGAAAAAATAGAGATAGGGTGCCCAGCCTTCATAAACACGCGGCGGAATTTGCGCCATGATGACCATCACGGTCATTCCCATCGCGATCTGGCTTATTTTACGCTCCAT
The sequence above is drawn from the Enterobacteriaceae bacterium ESL0689 genome and encodes:
- the cspE gene encoding transcription antiterminator/RNA stability regulator CspE codes for the protein MSKIKGSVKWFNESKGFGFITPEDGSKDVFVHFSAIQSNGFKTLAEGQRVEFEITSGAKGPSAANVNAI
- the ybeD gene encoding DUF493 family protein YbeD encodes the protein MKTKLNELLEFPTSFTYKVMGQASPELVDRVVEVVQRHAPGDYSPQVKPSSKGNYHSVSITINATHIEQIETLYEELGKIDIVRMVL
- the rlpA gene encoding endolytic peptidoglycan transglycosylase RlpA gives rise to the protein MRKQWPGICLITVLLTACIHENEQQKTISVPQPVVCHGPVVEISGVEPHYEALVVTANQDYEHHSERYKIVSDPARFTQTGLAAIYDAEPASNLTVSGELFDPTQLSAAHPTLPIPSYIRVTNLANGRMLVVRINDRGPYGSDRIISLSRAVADRLNMSNNTRVRIDPIIVAEDGSLSGPGMACTTVAKQTYALPPRPDLNAGTDTMPVSPAPTDIHAVSDTTLTPPESISAPLTHSDIPDTPVSLTPPVPQSKAPHKAATTAVKQTQVSAPPSRIAGNIVLQVGAISDPNRARHYQQKLSQQLSVPGRVVQNGPLWRIQLGPFSNREQASTLQQRLQNEMQIPSFITAAQ
- a CDS encoding ribonuclease I, with amino-acid sequence MANNNLIAIVFLLISAPLSATPLIATQYSDFNHYVLALSWQAGFCHSMNHQAMIQPPAECRSPGQLSHTTDLLSVHGLWPDLPESVAAYGVDQRRWRRFGCAARPVPDMPEVRSRDKCQAADTGVSAEIMRQLSKVMPGAGAGSCLERYEYAKHGVCFGFDPDAYFATMIRFDDEIKHSPLGTLLTHYYGQYIDRETFDVTVAGVYGEHSVNAFKLICHGYPAHLTGIQVFIKATAINAPLTDHSFQPQFDRGNCGERFMVDPADR
- the crcB gene encoding fluoride efflux transporter CrcB produces the protein MLRLMLAIFIGGGSGSLLRWWLGIKLNAMHTAIPVGTLAANLSGALIIGAGLAWFHRLPDIDPLWKLLITTGFCGGLTTFSTFSSEVFLLLQQGRIHWALLNILLNMAGSLLMTASGFWLFSHATGR
- the dacA gene encoding D-alanyl-D-alanine carboxypeptidase DacA, with translation MKIFCSARLFLTTLSIAALSWSAHADDLNLKTLIPGAPQIDAASWILIDYYSGQVLAENNADARRDPASLTKMMTSYVIGQAMKAGKFKDADLVSVGNDAWATGNPVFRGSSLMFLKPGMQVTVSQLIRGINLQSGNDACVAMADYVAGSQDAFVTLMNGYVKKLGLQNTHFQTVHGLDADGQYSSARDMALIGQALIRDVPNEYAVYKEKEFTFNGIRQLNRNGLLWDKSLSVDGIKTGHTDKAGYNLVASATDGPMRLISVVMGGRTFKGREAESKKLLTWGFRFFETATPLKADKKFASEPVWFGNTDRASLGVEKDAYITIPRGRMKDLKASYILNSNELHAPLQKNQIVGTINFQLDGKTIDQRPLVILQEIPEGNFFSKLIDYIKLIFHRWFG
- the pagP gene encoding lipid IV(A) palmitoyltransferase PagP, whose product is MILIFLEIDIGDNTVLKKNQALTYLFVFTCFLLSCHQAVASFSSTLREGYNTLSDNIEKTWQHDEHYDLYLPAITWHARFAYDRQKIDKYNERPWGAGGGISRWDDKGNWHGLYLMAFKDSFNKWEPIGGYGWEKNWYPLADNHFRLGLGYTVGVTARHNWRYIPVPLALPLASVGYGPVTFQMTYIPGTYNNGNVCFAWARIQF
- the tatE gene encoding twin-arginine translocase subunit TatE → MGEISITKLLVVAALVVLVFGTKKLRTLGGDLGSAIKGFKKAMNDDDSVKPTHVEEEASAQKLSHKE
- a CDS encoding IS5 family transposase (programmed frameshift) is translated as MARYDFPDEAWALISPMLPPEKASSRGGRPYFSHRHVMNGIFWILCSGAPWRDLPERYGCWKTIYNRFNRWSKSGVMNSIFNKLLQILDEKSLIDWDVIALDGSNIRALKAAAGAKKKYPDDSDDHGLGRSRGGFGTKIHLATDGTGLPLSFCLSGGQAHESQYAKPLLRQIGVIRKSGCLKSRPKAVLADKGYSGSNLRIYLKTKGIKAVIPFKSNEKASRDGRRALDRQLYKKRNVVERCFAILKENRRIATRSEKIARNYLSMLKLGAIRLFLRRLLG
- the lipB gene encoding lipoyl(octanoyl) transferase LipB, whose protein sequence is MQQNKIIIRQLGLQPYQPVSQAMHQFTDCRDDKTPDEIWLVEHFPVFTQGQAGKAEHVLAAGDIPVIQSDRGGQVTYHGPGQQVMYVLLDLKRRKLGVRQLVTLLEQTVINTLAEYGIASHARADAPGVYSEEKKICSLGLRIRKGCSFHGLALNIAMDLSPFRRINPCGYAGMEITQMRHWLPDIQPQTVAPQLIAHLLTLLGDPPCDYQTQQQTLS
- the lipA gene encoding lipoyl synthase, yielding MSKPIVMERGVKYRDADKMALIPVKNVVTERETLLRKPEWMKIKLPADSSRIQGIKSAMRKNGLHSVCEEASCPNLAECFNHGTATFMILGAICTRRCPFCDVAHGRPLSPDPDEPQKMAQTIADMGLRYVVVTSVDRDDLRDGGAQHFADCITAIREKNPAIKIETLVPDFRGRMDRALAILKSAPPDVFNHNLENVPRLYRQIRPGADYHWSLKLLAQFKQAHPDIPTKSGLMTGLGETNEEIIAVMRDLRRHGVTMLTLGQYLQPSRHHLPVQRYVSPDEFAAMKAEALAMGFTHAACGPFVRSSYHADLQAKGVEVK
- the der gene encoding ribosome biogenesis GTPase Der, with translation MVALVGRPNVGKSTLFNRLTRTRDALVADFPGLTRDRKYGRAEVDGCEFICIDTGGIEGTEEGVESRMAEQSLLAIEEADVVLFMVDARAGLMPADIAIAKHLRAREKPTFLVANKTDGIDADQAIADFWSLGLGDIHPIAASHGRGVTSLLEQVLLPWMAEQNSGDQSAEEEDLTGLTMQQYDEESEAAEEAFNPQDLPIKLAIVGRPNVGKSTLTNRILGEDRVVVYDMPGTTRDSIYIPMQRDDREYVLIDTAGVRKRGKITETVEKFSVIKTLQAIEDANVVLLVIDAREGISDQDLSLLSFILNSGRSLVIVVNKWDGLSQEVKQQVKETLDFRLGFIDFARVHFISALHGSGVGNLFESVKEAYDSATNRVGTAILTRIMTMAAEEHQPPLVRGRRVKLKYAHAGGYNPPIVVIHGNQVNDLPDSYRRYLMNYFRKSLKVMGTPIRIRFKEGENPFAGKRNTLTPNQLRKRKRLIKHIKKGK